In one Alphaproteobacteria bacterium genomic region, the following are encoded:
- a CDS encoding NADH:flavin oxidoreductase yields MREPRYDILFERVRIGPVIAKNRFYQVPHCNGGGYRDPSAAAEMRRIKSEGGWGVIFTEQTEMHHTSEITPYIELRLWDDADIPMLARMADAMHEYGALAGIQLAYPGINGPNLYTKEVPLGPSALPIRTFTNDPVQARAMDKEDIRDLRRWHRNAFKRAKQAGFDLVCLYGAHGFGIIQHFLSRATNQRSDEYGGSLENRSRLMRELVEVGKDTIGDACGITLRISLDEMIGDLGFSNAEVRDMVAINGDLPDLWDLAHGTWANCSSPSRFKEEAAQESLVSGIRGLTSKPVVGVGRFTSPDVMVRMVKSGILDFIGCARPSIADPFLPKKIEEGRIEDIRECIGCNICITGDMTMSISRCTQNPTFMEEWRKGWHPERMQPKGSSDSVLIVGGGPAGLEAARALG; encoded by the coding sequence ATGAGAGAACCTCGCTATGACATTTTGTTCGAGCGTGTGCGGATCGGTCCGGTAATCGCCAAGAACAGGTTCTACCAGGTGCCCCATTGCAATGGCGGAGGTTATCGCGATCCTTCCGCGGCGGCCGAAATGCGGCGCATCAAATCCGAAGGAGGCTGGGGCGTCATCTTCACTGAACAGACAGAGATGCACCATACCTCGGAGATCACGCCCTATATCGAACTCAGATTGTGGGACGACGCCGACATCCCCATGCTGGCCCGCATGGCGGATGCAATGCATGAATATGGCGCCCTTGCCGGCATCCAGCTCGCTTATCCGGGGATCAACGGCCCCAATCTCTACACGAAGGAGGTGCCGCTCGGGCCCTCTGCCTTGCCGATCCGGACATTCACCAACGACCCTGTCCAGGCTCGCGCGATGGACAAGGAGGACATCCGCGATCTGCGCCGTTGGCACAGGAACGCGTTCAAGCGCGCCAAACAGGCCGGTTTCGACCTCGTGTGCCTTTATGGCGCGCATGGTTTCGGCATTATCCAGCATTTTCTCTCTAGGGCGACGAACCAGCGGAGCGACGAATACGGCGGTTCGCTGGAGAACCGATCGCGCCTGATGCGCGAATTGGTCGAGGTAGGCAAAGACACGATCGGTGACGCATGCGGAATTACGCTGCGCATCTCGCTCGACGAGATGATTGGCGATCTTGGGTTTTCCAACGCGGAAGTCCGGGACATGGTGGCCATTAATGGCGATCTTCCCGATTTGTGGGATCTTGCACACGGCACCTGGGCGAATTGCTCGAGTCCCTCGCGCTTCAAGGAGGAGGCCGCGCAAGAGTCGCTCGTCTCCGGCATTCGCGGACTGACGTCCAAGCCCGTCGTCGGGGTTGGGCGCTTCACGTCACCCGACGTGATGGTGCGAATGGTGAAGTCGGGCATCCTCGATTTCATCGGCTGCGCCCGCCCCTCCATCGCCGACCCGTTCCTCCCAAAAAAGATCGAAGAAGGCCGCATCGAAGACATCCGCGAATGCATCGGCTGTAACATCTGCATCACCGGCGACATGACAATGTCGATCTCGCGCTGCACGCAGAATCCCACCTTCATGGAGGAATGGCGAAAAGGGTGGCACCCCGAGCGAATGCAGCCCAAGGGTTCGTCAGATAGCGTGCTGATCGTCGGCGGGGGCCCGGCGGGGCTCGAAGCAGCTCGGGCGCTTGGCC
- a CDS encoding ABC transporter ATP-binding protein, translated as MLTLSGISAAYGSVPAVSDISLAVGEGEAVGLLGANGAGKSTTLRAISGLVRLTAGTITFLGTSISSLPPYKITELGIAHVPEGRQVFPELTVKENLEIGAYIASAKAERSRTLDLVFTIFPVLAERRKQLAGTMSGGEQQMLAVGRGLMLKPRLLMLDEPSLGLAPVVTDTTFEKIQEIHSMGTAVLLVEQNVSRALTLVERAYVLESGKVIMHGSSAELADNKKVQTAYLGL; from the coding sequence GTGCTGACGCTGTCGGGCATAAGCGCTGCGTACGGATCAGTTCCCGCCGTGAGCGACATCAGTTTGGCTGTCGGCGAGGGCGAAGCCGTGGGACTCCTGGGAGCGAATGGCGCCGGTAAGAGCACCACCTTGCGCGCAATATCCGGTCTCGTTCGATTGACCGCCGGCACGATCACATTTTTGGGCACGAGCATCTCTTCGCTACCGCCCTACAAAATCACCGAACTTGGAATCGCCCATGTCCCGGAAGGCCGCCAGGTATTTCCCGAACTGACAGTGAAGGAGAACCTTGAGATCGGGGCCTATATCGCAAGTGCCAAGGCTGAGCGTAGCCGCACGCTTGACCTGGTCTTCACTATCTTTCCCGTGCTGGCCGAACGTCGCAAACAACTCGCCGGCACGATGAGCGGGGGCGAACAGCAAATGCTCGCTGTCGGCCGCGGACTGATGCTCAAGCCGCGATTGCTGATGCTCGATGAGCCATCGCTAGGGCTTGCGCCTGTCGTCACCGATACGACCTTCGAGAAAATCCAGGAGATCCACTCGATGGGCACGGCAGTCCTCCTGGTTGAGCAGAACGTGAGCCGCGCGCTCACGTTGGTGGAGCGCGCTTATGTGTTGGAGAGCGGCAAGGTGATCATGCACGGTAGCAGCGCCGAGTTGGCGGATAACAAGAAGGTACAAACGGCCTACCTCGGGTTATAG
- a CDS encoding ABC transporter ATP-binding protein yields MAEALVIRDLSKWFGGLRAVQGLSFSVEENETVALIGPNGAGKTTSFNLITGYHRPDAGSVLAFGRELVGLRPHDICAHGLARTFQVARPFGKMTVLANVMTGAFLRVKTPDLARERAREAIDFVGLSAKEHVSARELTTIDQRRLEMARALATEPRLLLLDEVMAGLNPAEIDQAVALIGMLSKRGLTIVIVEHVMRAIMAVARHIVVLDHGQKIAEGNPREIVANQDVIRAYLGSGHTPVATVGGVQC; encoded by the coding sequence ATGGCTGAAGCCCTCGTCATTCGCGATCTCAGCAAGTGGTTCGGCGGGCTCCGCGCCGTTCAGGGCCTCAGCTTTTCGGTCGAGGAAAACGAAACGGTTGCGCTAATCGGACCGAACGGTGCGGGTAAGACAACAAGCTTCAATCTCATCACGGGCTACCACCGGCCCGATGCCGGATCGGTGCTCGCTTTCGGCCGAGAGCTCGTGGGCTTGCGGCCGCACGATATCTGCGCCCACGGATTGGCCCGTACATTTCAAGTCGCGCGGCCGTTTGGGAAAATGACGGTGTTGGCAAACGTGATGACCGGTGCCTTTTTGCGCGTCAAGACGCCCGATCTCGCGCGCGAGCGGGCCCGCGAAGCGATAGACTTTGTCGGCCTGTCCGCCAAGGAGCATGTCTCGGCACGCGAATTGACGACAATAGACCAACGGCGGCTCGAGATGGCGCGTGCGTTGGCGACCGAACCTCGGCTGCTGCTTCTCGACGAGGTCATGGCTGGTCTCAACCCGGCTGAAATCGATCAAGCCGTGGCACTGATTGGAATGCTATCGAAGCGCGGACTGACAATCGTCATCGTCGAGCACGTCATGCGCGCCATCATGGCCGTAGCGCGCCACATCGTCGTGCTTGATCATGGCCAGAAGATCGCCGAAGGCAATCCGAGGGAGATTGTCGCAAACCAGGACGTAATCCGCGCCTACCTGGGATCCGGCCACACGCCCGTGGCGACAGTCGGAGGAGTTCAGTGCTGA